One segment of Dromaius novaehollandiae isolate bDroNov1 chromosome Z, bDroNov1.hap1, whole genome shotgun sequence DNA contains the following:
- the MELK gene encoding maternal embryonic leucine zipper kinase — translation MAAGDYEEVLKYYKLYETVGTGGFAKVKLALHRFTGEKVAIKIMDKLALGDDLPRVKIEIDAMKSLSHQHVCQLYHVIETSKKIFLVLEYCPGGELFDYIISKDRLSEEEARVFFRQIVSAIAYVHSQGYAHRDLKPENLLIDGEHNLKLTDFGLCAKPKGGLEYHLNTCCGSPAYAAPELIQGKAYIGSEADIWSMGVLLYALLCGFLPFDDENVMAVYRKIMTGKYYVPKWLSPSSTLLLHQMLQVDPKKRITVKHLLSHPWLMQGYSDPVQWQSKYRLGHLDEDCITELSAFHKQSRESISELISEWKYDQMSATYLLLQSKKARGKCIHLRLPSLIRHASTTQLAGLEHSEHDAELDDIEFTLSTPVTRKVASRKHENKENVDTEPAVKSEMPFALPAPKTPSARSMNEKQTQPIPFQARALKESQFTTVTPIKKPTNPANIDELTTAEILPERRCHSVELDLNLAHVDSSQKKRRAKMFGSLERGVDKVITMLTPNKKKRSSTDGPRKMKAHCNVTTTQLLNPDQVLNEIIAVLPMKNVEYVQKGYILKCQTRSDFGKVTMEFDLEVCQLSKSEAVGIRRQRLKGDAWVYKRLVEDILSSCKV, via the exons GTGGATTTGCAAAGGTTAAACTCGCACTACATCGTTTTACTGGTGAAAAGGTTGCAATAAAAATCATGGACAAACTAGCTCTAGGG GATGACTTGCCTCGTGTTAAAATAGAAATTGATGCCATGAAGAGCTTAAGTCACCAACATGTTTGCCAGCTGTATCATGTGATAGAGACATCCAAGAAAATATTCCTGGTCTTagaa TATTGTCCTGGAGGAGAGCTGTTTGATTACATCATTTCTAAGGACCGCCTTTCGGAAGAGGAAGCTCGTGTATTTTTTCGGCAGATTGTCTCAGCAATTGCTTATGTTCACAGTCAGGGGTATGCCCACAGGGATCTCAAACCA GAAAATTTGCTGATTGATGGTGAACATAATTTGAAGCTGACAGACTTCGGACTTTGTGCAAAGCCAAAG GGTGGCCTTGAGTATCATCTTAACACATGCTGTGGAAGCCCAGCTTATGCAGCACCAGAGCTAATTCAAGGCAAAGCATATATTGGCTCAGAG gcagatATTTGGAGCATGGGAGTACTGCTGTACGCTCTACTGTGCGGCTTTCTCCCCTTTGATGATGAAAACGTCATGGCTGTCTATAGGAAGATAATG ACAGGAAAATACTATGTTCCAAAGTGGCTGTCTCCTAGCAGTACACTACTACTTCACCAAATGCTGCAG GTGGATCCAAAGAAGCGGATTACAGTTAAACACTTGTTAAGTCATCCTTGGCTTATGCAGGGTTATTCTGATCCTGTTCAGTGGCAAAGCAAATACCGA CTGGGACACCTCGATGAAGACTGCATAACAGAGCTGTCTGCATTTCATAAACAGAGCAGGGAAAGTATATCGGAGTTAATATCAGAG tggaAATATGACCAAATGTCAGCAACATATCTCTTGCTTCAATCCAAGAAGGCTCGTGGCAAGTGCATTCACTTAAGGCTTCCATCTCTAATAAGGCATGCCAGTACAACACAACTGGCAGGCCTGGAG CATTCAGAGCATGATGCTGAACTGGATGATATAGAATTCACACTGTCAACTCCAGTGACAAGAAAAGTGGCATCGAGGAAGCATGAAAACAAAGAGAATGTTGATACAGAACCTGCTGTAAAAAGTGAAATGCCCTTTGCACTTCCTGCTCCAAAGACTCCTTCTGCAAGGAGTATGAATGAGAAGCAAACACAGCCCATACCCTTTCAGGCACGTGCTCTCAAAG AGAGCCAGTTCACTACAGTCACCCCAATTAAGAAACCCACAAACCCAGCAAATATAGATGAATTGACAACAGCTGAGATTCTTCCTGAAAGAAG GTGTCACTCAGTAGAACTAGATCTCAACCTAGCTCATGTGGATAGCAGCCAAAAGAAGAGAAGAGCCAAGATGTTTGGAAGTCTTGAAAGAGGAGTAGATAAAGTGATCACAATGCTCACCCCAAACAAAAAGAAACGATCCAGCACAGATGGTCCAAGGAAAATGAAG GCACACTGTAATGTTACCACAACTCAGCTACTGAATCCAGACCAGGTGTTGAATGAAATAATCGCTGTCCTTCCAATGAAAAATGTAGAATATGTTCAGAAGGG TTATATCCTGAAATGTCAAACACGGTCAGATTTTGGCAAAGTTACTATGGAGTTTGACTTAGAAGTGTGCCAGCTCAGTAAATCTGAAGCAGTGGGTATCAGGAGACAACGGCTTAAAGGTGATGCTTGGGTCTACAAGAGACTAGTGGAAGACATTTTATCTAGCTGCAAAGTGTGA